In Cicer arietinum cultivar CDC Frontier isolate Library 1 chromosome 1, Cicar.CDCFrontier_v2.0, whole genome shotgun sequence, one DNA window encodes the following:
- the LOC101488558 gene encoding uncharacterized protein isoform X3, with protein MLLNFIPFYFITQTNAPYCYFYFLLFFGYFQLLLCFLTSHHHNMTQPSCKRTVSLPPLHKEHNLLFEIPLKTSEESSSSSSSSSSKDFVGIKMPLTPSPTPTHKRVNFLVTSRSVDAPIENNSSGSSTTRPKSSNRKTSFSGNQDKTTISGSLSLTKLFTPKIKRTSSLPVEEIFGRANTESAFGGCLGASPYRSQGTTIARTRSEPVDSQEKSIRKMDTFFRIIPSTPGVKEVKEWLKTSTAKDTESDGDGEDIAEDEAVCRICLIELCEGGETLKMECCCKGELALAHQECAIKWFSIRGNKTCDVCKEEVQNLPVTLLRIQNVQTQNTGARPQQEDDFRVWQELPVLVIVSMLAYFCFLEQLLVGKMGTKAIFISLPFSCVLGLVSSMTSTTMVRSKFIWIYASAQFALVVLFAHIFYPLLGNLQVGKQAVLAILLASFAGFGVMMSGTSVLAELLKWRRRWQAFSEQRRSSQVMTQEELYPQGVITTQSGLPNQNQTVVQLQTQQNSNS; from the exons ATGCTCCTCAACTTTAtcccattttatttcatcaCTCAAACAAATGCACCTTATtgctatttttatttccttttatttttcgGTTACTTCCAACTTCTGCTTTGCTTTCTCACTTCTCACCACCACAATATGACTCAACCTTCTTGCAAACGAACTGTTTCTCTTCCACCCCTTCACAAG GAGCATAATCTTCTGTTTGAAATACCCTTGAAAACATCAGAAGAATCtagttcttcttcttcttcatcttcatccaaGGATTTTGTTGGAATAAAGATGCCATTAACACCAAGTCCAACACCAACTCACAAGAGGGTTAATTTTCTTGTGACATCTCGTTCTGTTGATGCTCCAATTGAAAACAATTCATCAGGGTCTTCAACAACAAGACCAAAATCATCCAATAGAA AAACTTCTTTTTCAGGGAATCAAGACAAGACTACTATCTCAGGATCACTCTCTCTAACTAAGCTATTTACTCCTAAGATTAAGAGAACATCATCATTACCAGTGGAAGAAATCTTTGGCCGTGCAAACACTGAATCTGCTTTTGGTGGATGTCTTGGTGCTTCTCCATAT AGAAGCCAGGGGACAACGATAGCTCGCACTCGTTCAGAGCCAGTAGATAGCCAAGAAAAAAGCATAAGGAAAATGGATACGTTTTTCCGCATTATTCCTTCCACCCCAGGTGTAAAGGAAGTgaaagaatggttaaaaacgtCCACAGCAAAGGATACTG AAAGCGACGGTGACGGTGAAGATATAGCTGAAGACGAAGCTGTGTGTAGAATTTGTCTGATTGAGCTATGTGAAGGAGGTGAGACATTGAAGATGGAATGCTGTTGCAAAGGTGAACTTGCTTTGGCTCACCAAGAATGTGCGATTAAGTGGTTTAGTATCAGAGGCAACAAGACCTGTGATGTATGCAAGGAGGAAGTTCAGAACCTCCCTGTCACTCTCTTACGGATTCAAAATGTTCAAACTCAGAATACTGGAGCAAGGCCTC AGCAGGAAGACGACTTCAG GGTTTGGCAGGAGTTGCCTGTGCTTGTCATTGTCAGCATGCTTGCTTATTTCTGTTTCCTTGAGCAGCTTTTG GTTGGAAAAATGGGAACCAAAgcaattttcatttctcttCCATTTTCCTGTGTACTTGGTCTAGTTTCCTCTATGACATCAACAACCATGG tGAGGAGCAAGTTCATATGGATTTATGCATCTGCCCAATTTGCTTTGGTGGTTCTCTTCGCGCATATATTTTACCCATTG CTTGGTAATCTGCAGGTCGGTAAACAAGCAGTTCTAGCAATCCTTCTTGCATCATTTGCTGGGTTTGGTGTAATGATGAGCGGAACTTCAGTTCTTGCGGAGTTACTTAAATGGAGAAGAAGATGGCAGGCTTTCTCAGAGCAGCGTCGCAGTTCTCAAGTAATGACACAAGAAGAACTATATCCTCAAGGTGTAATTACCACACAATCAGGCCTTCCTAACCAAAACCAAACTGTAGTGCAACTGCAAACTCAACAGAACTCAAATTCATAG
- the LOC101488558 gene encoding uncharacterized protein isoform X4 yields MLLNFIPFYFITQTNAPYCYFYFLLFFGYFQLLLCFLTSHHHNMTQPSCKRTVSLPPLHKEHNLLFEIPLKTSEESSSSSSSSSSKDFVGIKMPLTPSPTPTHKRVNFLVTSRSVDAPIENNSSGSSTTRPKSSNRSILPKLNFRYRTSSPDIEKAITLPAPETSFSGNQDKTTISGSLSLTKLFTPKIKRTSSLPVEEIFGRANTESAFGGCLGASPYRSQGTTIARTRSEPVDSQEKSIRKMDTFFRIIPSTPGVKEVKEWLKTSTAKDTESDGDGEDIAEDEAVCRICLIELCEGGETLKMECCCKGELALAHQECAIKWFSIRGNKTCDVCKEEVQNLPVTLLRIQNVQTQNTGARPQQEDDFRVWQELPVLVIVSMLAYFCFLEQLLVGKMGTKAIFISLPFSCVLGLVSSMTSTTMVRSKFIWIYASAQFALVVLFAHIFYPLVPQVLCRWRHRHNQRHRGKQWRDFNNPSWPFYT; encoded by the exons ATGCTCCTCAACTTTAtcccattttatttcatcaCTCAAACAAATGCACCTTATtgctatttttatttccttttatttttcgGTTACTTCCAACTTCTGCTTTGCTTTCTCACTTCTCACCACCACAATATGACTCAACCTTCTTGCAAACGAACTGTTTCTCTTCCACCCCTTCACAAG GAGCATAATCTTCTGTTTGAAATACCCTTGAAAACATCAGAAGAATCtagttcttcttcttcttcatcttcatccaaGGATTTTGTTGGAATAAAGATGCCATTAACACCAAGTCCAACACCAACTCACAAGAGGGTTAATTTTCTTGTGACATCTCGTTCTGTTGATGCTCCAATTGAAAACAATTCATCAGGGTCTTCAACAACAAGACCAAAATCATCCAATAGAAGTATTTTACCAAAATTGAATTTCAGGTATAGAACATCTTCACCAGATATTGAAAAGGCTATAACACTACCTGCTCCAGAAACTTCTTTTTCAGGGAATCAAGACAAGACTACTATCTCAGGATCACTCTCTCTAACTAAGCTATTTACTCCTAAGATTAAGAGAACATCATCATTACCAGTGGAAGAAATCTTTGGCCGTGCAAACACTGAATCTGCTTTTGGTGGATGTCTTGGTGCTTCTCCATAT AGAAGCCAGGGGACAACGATAGCTCGCACTCGTTCAGAGCCAGTAGATAGCCAAGAAAAAAGCATAAGGAAAATGGATACGTTTTTCCGCATTATTCCTTCCACCCCAGGTGTAAAGGAAGTgaaagaatggttaaaaacgtCCACAGCAAAGGATACTG AAAGCGACGGTGACGGTGAAGATATAGCTGAAGACGAAGCTGTGTGTAGAATTTGTCTGATTGAGCTATGTGAAGGAGGTGAGACATTGAAGATGGAATGCTGTTGCAAAGGTGAACTTGCTTTGGCTCACCAAGAATGTGCGATTAAGTGGTTTAGTATCAGAGGCAACAAGACCTGTGATGTATGCAAGGAGGAAGTTCAGAACCTCCCTGTCACTCTCTTACGGATTCAAAATGTTCAAACTCAGAATACTGGAGCAAGGCCTC AGCAGGAAGACGACTTCAG GGTTTGGCAGGAGTTGCCTGTGCTTGTCATTGTCAGCATGCTTGCTTATTTCTGTTTCCTTGAGCAGCTTTTG GTTGGAAAAATGGGAACCAAAgcaattttcatttctcttCCATTTTCCTGTGTACTTGGTCTAGTTTCCTCTATGACATCAACAACCATGG tGAGGAGCAAGTTCATATGGATTTATGCATCTGCCCAATTTGCTTTGGTGGTTCTCTTCGCGCATATATTTTACCCATTG GTACCGCAAGTGCTCTGCCGTTGGAGACATAGGCACAATCAGCGCCATCGCGGAAAGCAGTGGCGGGATTTCAACAATCCGTCATGGCCATTTTACACGTGA
- the LOC101488558 gene encoding uncharacterized protein isoform X1: MLLNFIPFYFITQTNAPYCYFYFLLFFGYFQLLLCFLTSHHHNMTQPSCKRTVSLPPLHKEHNLLFEIPLKTSEESSSSSSSSSSKDFVGIKMPLTPSPTPTHKRVNFLVTSRSVDAPIENNSSGSSTTRPKSSNRSILPKLNFRYRTSSPDIEKAITLPAPETSFSGNQDKTTISGSLSLTKLFTPKIKRTSSLPVEEIFGRANTESAFGGCLGASPYRSQGTTIARTRSEPVDSQEKSIRKMDTFFRIIPSTPGVKEVKEWLKTSTAKDTESDGDGEDIAEDEAVCRICLIELCEGGETLKMECCCKGELALAHQECAIKWFSIRGNKTCDVCKEEVQNLPVTLLRIQNVQTQNTGARPQQEDDFRVWQELPVLVIVSMLAYFCFLEQLLVGKMGTKAIFISLPFSCVLGLVSSMTSTTMVRSKFIWIYASAQFALVVLFAHIFYPLLGNLQVGKQAVLAILLASFAGFGVMMSGTSVLAELLKWRRRWQAFSEQRRSSQVMTQEELYPQGVITTQSGLPNQNQTVVQLQTQQNSNS; this comes from the exons ATGCTCCTCAACTTTAtcccattttatttcatcaCTCAAACAAATGCACCTTATtgctatttttatttccttttatttttcgGTTACTTCCAACTTCTGCTTTGCTTTCTCACTTCTCACCACCACAATATGACTCAACCTTCTTGCAAACGAACTGTTTCTCTTCCACCCCTTCACAAG GAGCATAATCTTCTGTTTGAAATACCCTTGAAAACATCAGAAGAATCtagttcttcttcttcttcatcttcatccaaGGATTTTGTTGGAATAAAGATGCCATTAACACCAAGTCCAACACCAACTCACAAGAGGGTTAATTTTCTTGTGACATCTCGTTCTGTTGATGCTCCAATTGAAAACAATTCATCAGGGTCTTCAACAACAAGACCAAAATCATCCAATAGAAGTATTTTACCAAAATTGAATTTCAGGTATAGAACATCTTCACCAGATATTGAAAAGGCTATAACACTACCTGCTCCAGAAACTTCTTTTTCAGGGAATCAAGACAAGACTACTATCTCAGGATCACTCTCTCTAACTAAGCTATTTACTCCTAAGATTAAGAGAACATCATCATTACCAGTGGAAGAAATCTTTGGCCGTGCAAACACTGAATCTGCTTTTGGTGGATGTCTTGGTGCTTCTCCATAT AGAAGCCAGGGGACAACGATAGCTCGCACTCGTTCAGAGCCAGTAGATAGCCAAGAAAAAAGCATAAGGAAAATGGATACGTTTTTCCGCATTATTCCTTCCACCCCAGGTGTAAAGGAAGTgaaagaatggttaaaaacgtCCACAGCAAAGGATACTG AAAGCGACGGTGACGGTGAAGATATAGCTGAAGACGAAGCTGTGTGTAGAATTTGTCTGATTGAGCTATGTGAAGGAGGTGAGACATTGAAGATGGAATGCTGTTGCAAAGGTGAACTTGCTTTGGCTCACCAAGAATGTGCGATTAAGTGGTTTAGTATCAGAGGCAACAAGACCTGTGATGTATGCAAGGAGGAAGTTCAGAACCTCCCTGTCACTCTCTTACGGATTCAAAATGTTCAAACTCAGAATACTGGAGCAAGGCCTC AGCAGGAAGACGACTTCAG GGTTTGGCAGGAGTTGCCTGTGCTTGTCATTGTCAGCATGCTTGCTTATTTCTGTTTCCTTGAGCAGCTTTTG GTTGGAAAAATGGGAACCAAAgcaattttcatttctcttCCATTTTCCTGTGTACTTGGTCTAGTTTCCTCTATGACATCAACAACCATGG tGAGGAGCAAGTTCATATGGATTTATGCATCTGCCCAATTTGCTTTGGTGGTTCTCTTCGCGCATATATTTTACCCATTG CTTGGTAATCTGCAGGTCGGTAAACAAGCAGTTCTAGCAATCCTTCTTGCATCATTTGCTGGGTTTGGTGTAATGATGAGCGGAACTTCAGTTCTTGCGGAGTTACTTAAATGGAGAAGAAGATGGCAGGCTTTCTCAGAGCAGCGTCGCAGTTCTCAAGTAATGACACAAGAAGAACTATATCCTCAAGGTGTAATTACCACACAATCAGGCCTTCCTAACCAAAACCAAACTGTAGTGCAACTGCAAACTCAACAGAACTCAAATTCATAG
- the LOC101488558 gene encoding uncharacterized protein isoform X5 produces MLLNFIPFYFITQTNAPYCYFYFLLFFGYFQLLLCFLTSHHHNMTQPSCKRTVSLPPLHKEHNLLFEIPLKTSEESSSSSSSSSSKDFVGIKMPLTPSPTPTHKRVNFLVTSRSVDAPIENNSSGSSTTRPKSSNRSILPKLNFRYRTSSPDIEKAITLPAPETSFSGNQDKTTISGSLSLTKLFTPKIKRTSSLPVEEIFGRANTESAFGGCLGASPYRSQGTTIARTRSEPVDSQEKSIRKMDTFFRIIPSTPGVKEVKEWLKTSTAKDTESDGDGEDIAEDEAVCRICLIELCEGGETLKMECCCKGELALAHQECAIKWFSIRGNKTCDVCKEEVQNLPVTLLRIQNVQTQNTGARPQQEDDFRVWQELPVLVIVSMLAYFCFLEQLLVGKMGTKAIFISLPFSCVLGLVSSMTSTTMGRFAKYP; encoded by the exons ATGCTCCTCAACTTTAtcccattttatttcatcaCTCAAACAAATGCACCTTATtgctatttttatttccttttatttttcgGTTACTTCCAACTTCTGCTTTGCTTTCTCACTTCTCACCACCACAATATGACTCAACCTTCTTGCAAACGAACTGTTTCTCTTCCACCCCTTCACAAG GAGCATAATCTTCTGTTTGAAATACCCTTGAAAACATCAGAAGAATCtagttcttcttcttcttcatcttcatccaaGGATTTTGTTGGAATAAAGATGCCATTAACACCAAGTCCAACACCAACTCACAAGAGGGTTAATTTTCTTGTGACATCTCGTTCTGTTGATGCTCCAATTGAAAACAATTCATCAGGGTCTTCAACAACAAGACCAAAATCATCCAATAGAAGTATTTTACCAAAATTGAATTTCAGGTATAGAACATCTTCACCAGATATTGAAAAGGCTATAACACTACCTGCTCCAGAAACTTCTTTTTCAGGGAATCAAGACAAGACTACTATCTCAGGATCACTCTCTCTAACTAAGCTATTTACTCCTAAGATTAAGAGAACATCATCATTACCAGTGGAAGAAATCTTTGGCCGTGCAAACACTGAATCTGCTTTTGGTGGATGTCTTGGTGCTTCTCCATAT AGAAGCCAGGGGACAACGATAGCTCGCACTCGTTCAGAGCCAGTAGATAGCCAAGAAAAAAGCATAAGGAAAATGGATACGTTTTTCCGCATTATTCCTTCCACCCCAGGTGTAAAGGAAGTgaaagaatggttaaaaacgtCCACAGCAAAGGATACTG AAAGCGACGGTGACGGTGAAGATATAGCTGAAGACGAAGCTGTGTGTAGAATTTGTCTGATTGAGCTATGTGAAGGAGGTGAGACATTGAAGATGGAATGCTGTTGCAAAGGTGAACTTGCTTTGGCTCACCAAGAATGTGCGATTAAGTGGTTTAGTATCAGAGGCAACAAGACCTGTGATGTATGCAAGGAGGAAGTTCAGAACCTCCCTGTCACTCTCTTACGGATTCAAAATGTTCAAACTCAGAATACTGGAGCAAGGCCTC AGCAGGAAGACGACTTCAG GGTTTGGCAGGAGTTGCCTGTGCTTGTCATTGTCAGCATGCTTGCTTATTTCTGTTTCCTTGAGCAGCTTTTG GTTGGAAAAATGGGAACCAAAgcaattttcatttctcttCCATTTTCCTGTGTACTTGGTCTAGTTTCCTCTATGACATCAACAACCATGGGTAGGTTTGCAAAATATCCCTAA
- the LOC101488558 gene encoding uncharacterized protein isoform X2 has translation MLLNFIPFYFITQTNAPYCYFYFLLFFGYFQLLLCFLTSHHHNMTQPSCKRTVSLPPLHKEHNLLFEIPLKTSEESSSSSSSSSSKDFVGIKMPLTPSPTPTHKRVNFLVTSRSVDAPIENNSSGSSTTRPKSSNRSILPKLNFRYRTSSPDIEKAITLPAPETSFSGNQDKTTISGSLSLTKLFTPKIKRTSSLPVEEIFGRANTESAFGGCLGASPYRSQGTTIARTRSEPVDSQEKSIRKMDTFFRIIPSTPGVKEVKEWLKTSTAKDTESDGDGEDIAEDEAVCRICLIELCEGGETLKMECCCKGELALAHQECAIKWFSIRGNKTCDVCKEEVQNLPVTLLRIQNVQTQNTGARPQQEDDFRVWQELPVLVIVSMLAYFCFLEQLLVGKMGTKAIFISLPFSCVLGLVSSMTSTTMVRSKFIWIYASAQFALVVLFAHIFYPLVGKQAVLAILLASFAGFGVMMSGTSVLAELLKWRRRWQAFSEQRRSSQVMTQEELYPQGVITTQSGLPNQNQTVVQLQTQQNSNS, from the exons ATGCTCCTCAACTTTAtcccattttatttcatcaCTCAAACAAATGCACCTTATtgctatttttatttccttttatttttcgGTTACTTCCAACTTCTGCTTTGCTTTCTCACTTCTCACCACCACAATATGACTCAACCTTCTTGCAAACGAACTGTTTCTCTTCCACCCCTTCACAAG GAGCATAATCTTCTGTTTGAAATACCCTTGAAAACATCAGAAGAATCtagttcttcttcttcttcatcttcatccaaGGATTTTGTTGGAATAAAGATGCCATTAACACCAAGTCCAACACCAACTCACAAGAGGGTTAATTTTCTTGTGACATCTCGTTCTGTTGATGCTCCAATTGAAAACAATTCATCAGGGTCTTCAACAACAAGACCAAAATCATCCAATAGAAGTATTTTACCAAAATTGAATTTCAGGTATAGAACATCTTCACCAGATATTGAAAAGGCTATAACACTACCTGCTCCAGAAACTTCTTTTTCAGGGAATCAAGACAAGACTACTATCTCAGGATCACTCTCTCTAACTAAGCTATTTACTCCTAAGATTAAGAGAACATCATCATTACCAGTGGAAGAAATCTTTGGCCGTGCAAACACTGAATCTGCTTTTGGTGGATGTCTTGGTGCTTCTCCATAT AGAAGCCAGGGGACAACGATAGCTCGCACTCGTTCAGAGCCAGTAGATAGCCAAGAAAAAAGCATAAGGAAAATGGATACGTTTTTCCGCATTATTCCTTCCACCCCAGGTGTAAAGGAAGTgaaagaatggttaaaaacgtCCACAGCAAAGGATACTG AAAGCGACGGTGACGGTGAAGATATAGCTGAAGACGAAGCTGTGTGTAGAATTTGTCTGATTGAGCTATGTGAAGGAGGTGAGACATTGAAGATGGAATGCTGTTGCAAAGGTGAACTTGCTTTGGCTCACCAAGAATGTGCGATTAAGTGGTTTAGTATCAGAGGCAACAAGACCTGTGATGTATGCAAGGAGGAAGTTCAGAACCTCCCTGTCACTCTCTTACGGATTCAAAATGTTCAAACTCAGAATACTGGAGCAAGGCCTC AGCAGGAAGACGACTTCAG GGTTTGGCAGGAGTTGCCTGTGCTTGTCATTGTCAGCATGCTTGCTTATTTCTGTTTCCTTGAGCAGCTTTTG GTTGGAAAAATGGGAACCAAAgcaattttcatttctcttCCATTTTCCTGTGTACTTGGTCTAGTTTCCTCTATGACATCAACAACCATGG tGAGGAGCAAGTTCATATGGATTTATGCATCTGCCCAATTTGCTTTGGTGGTTCTCTTCGCGCATATATTTTACCCATTG GTCGGTAAACAAGCAGTTCTAGCAATCCTTCTTGCATCATTTGCTGGGTTTGGTGTAATGATGAGCGGAACTTCAGTTCTTGCGGAGTTACTTAAATGGAGAAGAAGATGGCAGGCTTTCTCAGAGCAGCGTCGCAGTTCTCAAGTAATGACACAAGAAGAACTATATCCTCAAGGTGTAATTACCACACAATCAGGCCTTCCTAACCAAAACCAAACTGTAGTGCAACTGCAAACTCAACAGAACTCAAATTCATAG
- the LOC101489226 gene encoding F-box/kelch-repeat protein At5g60570, which translates to MDRREGVNDGFPRLGPNDSLLPGLIDDVALNCLAWVSRSDYASLSCINKRYSKLINSGYLYGLRKELGVVEHLVYLVCDPRGWVAFDPKISRWMALPKIPCDECFNHADKESLAVGCELLVFGRELMEFAIWKYSLICGGWVKCQEMNQPRCLFGSSSLGSIAIVAGGSDKYGNVLKSAELYDSASCTWELLPNMHTPRRLCSSFFMDGKFYVIGGMSSTTVSLTCGEEYDLQTRNWRKIEGMYPYVNVGAQAPPLVAVVDNQLYAVEHLTNMVKKYDKVKNTWHELGRLPVRADSSNGWGLAFKACGDKLLVVGGQRGPEGEAIVLNSWCPKSGVRNGTIDWQVLGMKEHVGVFVYNCAVMGC; encoded by the coding sequence ATGGATCGGAGGGAAGGAGTGAATGATGGTTTTCCGAGACTTGGACCAAATGATTCGCTTCTCCCTGGTCTGATCGATGATGTTGCGTTGAATTGTCTTGCTTGGGTTAGTAGATCCGATTATGCGTCTTTATCGTGTATTAATAAAAGGTATAGTAAGTTGATCAATAGTGGTTATCTATATGGGTTGAGGAAAGAGTTGGGAGTTGTGGAACATTTGGTTTATTTGGTTTGTGATCCAAGAGGATGGGTAGCGTTCGATCCCAAGATAAGTAGATGGATGGCATTGCCTAAGATACCTTGCGATGAGTGTTTTAACCACGCCGACAAAGAGTCCTTGGCCGTGGGATGTGAGCTATTGGTTTTCGGTAGGGAATTGATGGAGTTCGCTATTTGGAAGTATAGCTTGATTTGCGGTGGTTGGGTGAAGTGTCAGGAGATGAACCAACCTCGCTGTTTGTTTGGATCGAGTAGTCTTGGTTCGATTGCTATTGTAGCCGGCGGAAGTGATAAATACGGAAATGTTCTGAAGTCTGCAGAGTTGTATGACTCCGCATCATGTACATGGGAACTTTTACCGAACATGCACACACCGCGTAGATTGTGCTCTAGTTTTTTTATGGACGGCAAATTCTACGTGATTGGTGGAATGTCGAGCACAACTGTTTCGCTAACTTGTGGGGAGGAGTATGATCTTCAGACAAGAAATTGGCGGAAAATTGAGGGTATGTATCCATATGTTAATGTGGGTGCTCAAGCACCTCCACTTGTGGCAGTTGTCGATAATCAGTTGTATGCAGTCGAGCATCTAACAAACATGGTGAAGAAATACGACAAGGTAAAGAACACTTGGCATGAATTGGGAAGGCTTCCAGTTCGGGCCGATTCTTCTAATGGTTGGGGCCTTGCTTTCAAGGCTTGTGGAGATAAACTTTTGGTTGTAGGTGGACAAAGGGGTCCAGAAGGTGAAGCTATAGTGCTGAATTCATGGTGTCCTAAGTCAGGGGTTAGGAATGGCACCATAGATTGGCAGGTACTCGGTATGAAGGAGCATGTCGGGGTTTTCGTGTATAATTGTGCTGTTATGGGCTGTTGA